A region of Arvicanthis niloticus isolate mArvNil1 chromosome 18, mArvNil1.pat.X, whole genome shotgun sequence DNA encodes the following proteins:
- the Pabpn1l gene encoding embryonic polyadenylate-binding protein 2 — protein MWPYLYNELFPPPTKAWLQTVSSDPEAQGWGAWDRTEETSLVPSAGSSAGSDKEAEENEDEGFLLSLLEPENLAKFPVYQELEAIKLKLWTMEHAVVLSESPCAQRKATEEEKAEVGQLLSPETVGCCFPGIPKENVEADHRSVYVGNVDYGGSAAELEAYFSPCGEIHRVTILCDKFSGHPKGYAYIEFASQSSVKAAVGMDESTFRGRVIKVLPKRTNFPGISSTDRGGLQTHSGSRAAFLHGSLRRKPRLRPHGQSRGRGRASPPWFSPY, from the exons ATGTGGCCTTACCTGTACAATGAGCTCTTCCCACCCCCCACTAAAGCCTGGCTCCAGACGGTCTCCTCAGATCCCGAGGCCCAAGGTTGGGGGGCCTGGGATAGGACTGAAGAGACCTCTTTGGTGCCAAGTGCTGGAAGTTCAGCAGGAAGTgacaaggaagcagaggaaaatgAAGACGAGGGCTTCCTGCTCTCCCTGCTGGAGCCAGAGAACCTGGCCAAGTTCCCAGTATACCAG GAGTTGGAGGCCATCAAGCTGAAACTGTGGACCATGGAGCATGCTGTTGTCCTGTCAGAGTCACCCTGTGCACAGAGAAAGgccacagaggaagagaaggctgAGGTCGGACAGCTGCTAAGCCCTGAGACCGTAG GCTGCTGCTTCCCTGGGATCCCCAAGGAAAATGTGGAGGCTGACCACAGATCTGTCTATGTAGGCAAT GTGGATTATGGTGGTTCAGCTGCAGAGCTGGAGGCCTACTTCAGCCCCTGTGGGGAGATTCACCGGGTCACAATCCTGTGTGACAAGTTCTCTGGACACCCTAAGGG CTATGCATATATAGAGTTTGCTTCGCAGAGCTCTGTCAAGGCTGCTGTGGGGATGGATGAGAGCACCTTCCGAGGTCGGGTCATCAAG GTACTTCCCAAAAGAACGAACTTCCCAGGAATCAGCTCCACAGACCGTGGTGGGCTGCAGACACACTCGGGCAGCAGGGCTGCCTTCCTGCACGGTAGCCTCCGTCGAAAACCTCGGTTAAGACCCCATGGACAGAGCCG GGGCCGTGGACGAGCTTCGCCGCCGTGGTTCTCACCATACTGA